CATTGATCGTGATGGTGTCGATGCCGCCGTCGGTGACACCCCAGGTGTCGAGGATCGCGGCGTAGGAGCCATCGTCCACCATGGACTGCAGTGCGGCCTGCACGGCCTTGGTCAGGTCCGAACCCTTGTTGACCACGATGCCATAAGGGGCAACATCGAAGCTCTCTCCGGCTGCTTCCAGCTTGCCCTCGGTCTTTGAGATGGCGTAAAGAGCGACCGGGGAGTCGGCGCTGAGCGCATCCGCTTTACCGAGCACAACAGCGTTGGTTGCTTCGTCCTGAGAGGTGTACTTCAAGACCTCGATGGCCGACTGACCAGCCGCGGCGCAGGCCGCGTTCTTGGCCGGGAGCTCGTCGGTGTCCTGAACAGTGTTGGACTGCACGGCTACGGTGAGGCCGCAGGCATTATTCGGATCGATGGAGCTGCCCGCCTGGGCAGCCCAGAGGATTCCGGCGTTGAAGTAGTTGACGAAATCAACCTGCTTCTGACGCTCGATGTTGTCGGTGAACGACGACTCACCGATGTCGACGGTGCCCCCCGTGATGTTCGGGATGATGTTATCGAAGTCGGCGATCTGGTACGTGGGCGTCAGGCCCAGCTTTGCGGCTATACCGTTGGCGAGCTCGATACCCCAGCCGATCGGCGCCCCGGCGTCGTCCTTGAACTCGTTCGGCGGGTACGCCGCGTCGGTTCCGATCAGAAGTGTTCCGGTTGACTTGATGTCGGCCGGCAGCAGTGCCACGGCTGCGGAATCGGGGGCGATGGTTGCGGCCTCCGTTGCGCCGCCGGCATCGGGCGTGGAGTTGTCGACACAACCGGTGAGCAGGAGGGCGGCCACGGCCGCAAAAGCCGGGAGAACATATCTGGCGCGCATGAGGGGTCCTTCGTTGTGATCTGGAGGTGGGTTCGTCATTGAAGCCGTAAACGAGATGCGACAGGCATGAGCCTATATCACCGCCGTACGGCAATTTCATGCGTCGAGAGCGGATTTACACCCACTTTTGAGCGTCATGACGAATGCAGTGCGCAACTTTGAGCGCGAAATGGTGTGGTGGCGAATCTCAGCACCCATTGAAAAGCGGCGAATGGACCCACGTAACAGTTACACACCACGACGCACTATTTTTGCACCTTTTCTACACCTGTTCTCACTTACCCCTCCGATAACGACAGAGGTTGTGATGAAACGGGCCTCGACCAGCCGAATATGACGGTAACGTGGCGTTTTCCGCCACCGTCCGAGAGCCCCGTCACCATCTAACGCGCGGCAGCCGCCGCCAGCAGATTAACGTAGTCCTGAAGCCCCCACGAGAGCGACAGGCCCGTGGGCGGTGAGACCGAGGCGATGAACGCCTCACCCACCGGAGAGGCAACGCTGCCGTCTTGAACCTGCGGCATCACCTGCGAGTAACCGGCTTGGAGAAACCCATCAGACTGCTCCCTGGTCGATCCGAAGTTAACAAGAACGTCGCTCGATAGCTTGTCCAGCTGCTCGTAACTCAGCGTGTAGTAGAAACTCGACTCGTCGGTGGCGAGCTCGTCAACACTCGGCGCGCTGACGAAGCCGAGGTCAAGAGTGAACGCCGCACGAGGGTCTTCCTTCTTATACACGTAGAACGTACCGGCGCTGTCGCTGGTGAGTGCGATGCTCTTACCTGCGAATTCGGGATGCGCCGCCGCCTGTTCCGCAATCTCGCCGTCAATGTCACCGAGCAGCGCGGTGGCTTCCGCGTCCTTGCCGAGTGCCGTGCCGGTTATCGTAATCAGATCACGCCAGTCTGTTGCCCATGGCTCGCCGGGGTAGGCCACGACGGGGGCGATCTCGCTGAGCAGATCGTACTGCTCCTCGGTGATGCCCGAATAGGCGGCGAGAATGACATCGGGGGCAGCAGCGGCAATGTCTTCATACGGCGGTTCTTCCGAATCCGGAAGAATGGTGGGCGTCTCGTCGCCGGAGGCTGCAAGCGCCTCGGCAATCCAGGGCAGCACACCATCGTCGTCGCCACCGTAAGCCTGGAAGGGGATTGCCACCGGGACCACTCCGAGAGCAATCGCGTCGTCGGCACTCCCCCAGCCCCAGGTCACCACACGTTCGGGCTGGGCCTCAATGGTTGTTTCGCCAAAGGCGTGCTCCATGGTCACGGGGAAACTACCGGACACCGGGGCATCCGCTTCGTCAACGGCAGACGCCGTGCAGCCGCTCAGGGCGAGGGCCAGCGCGGCCGCAGTGGCGGCAAGGGAAAGAATGAGGCGTCGATGCACGGTTTTGTCGCTTTCGTAGGTCGAGTTGCTAACTAATTAGTTAGGTTAGCCTTGCCTAATATACCGGATGCCTCGGGGC
This sequence is a window from Cryobacterium sp. CG_9.6. Protein-coding genes within it:
- a CDS encoding ABC transporter substrate-binding protein gives rise to the protein MRARYVLPAFAAVAALLLTGCVDNSTPDAGGATEAATIAPDSAAVALLPADIKSTGTLLIGTDAAYPPNEFKDDAGAPIGWGIELANGIAAKLGLTPTYQIADFDNIIPNITGGTVDIGESSFTDNIERQKQVDFVNYFNAGILWAAQAGSSIDPNNACGLTVAVQSNTVQDTDELPAKNAACAAAGQSAIEVLKYTSQDEATNAVVLGKADALSADSPVALYAISKTEGKLEAAGESFDVAPYGIVVNKGSDLTKAVQAALQSMVDDGSYAAILDTWGVTDGGIDTITINAGANG
- a CDS encoding iron-siderophore ABC transporter substrate-binding protein: MHRRLILSLAATAAALALALSGCTASAVDEADAPVSGSFPVTMEHAFGETTIEAQPERVVTWGWGSADDAIALGVVPVAIPFQAYGGDDDGVLPWIAEALAASGDETPTILPDSEEPPYEDIAAAAPDVILAAYSGITEEQYDLLSEIAPVVAYPGEPWATDWRDLITITGTALGKDAEATALLGDIDGEIAEQAAAHPEFAGKSIALTSDSAGTFYVYKKEDPRAAFTLDLGFVSAPSVDELATDESSFYYTLSYEQLDKLSSDVLVNFGSTREQSDGFLQAGYSQVMPQVQDGSVASPVGEAFIASVSPPTGLSLSWGLQDYVNLLAAAAAR